In the Entelurus aequoreus isolate RoL-2023_Sb linkage group LG16, RoL_Eaeq_v1.1, whole genome shotgun sequence genome, gctggagctagaccgtgtagtattttatacgtaagtagtaaaaccttaaagtcacatcttaagtgcacaggaagccagtgcaggtgagccagtataccggtaggcgtaatatgatcaaactttcttgtggtgccctcaggaacgctctccctgaccacctgagggcaccacagactgtggatgctttttaaaaaaaggcttaaaaacccttctttttataaaagccttttgttttcttttctttttttagatatatgcatactagttctagttatttggctgttctagttttaatttttatttatttttattatctttttattttattttttaatacactgtagcactttgaggttgtttacccaatgtaaagtgatttttacaaatagaatgtattattattattattattattattattattattttatcgtACATCTGACATATTTGATACGTATATGTAATtcagtatatttgatatataaagTGTCGTTTATGTCTCCTCCCTCATAGAGTCGATGTAATGTCTCTTCCGTCCAGAAGGTGTCAGCAGCAAAGCGCAGGAGACAGGAGACAAAGCGAGTGTTTTTTAATATTACAAATATTTGTTCACTAATGACTGGTGAtatcaaattatatatatttttaaaattatttcaacACATTTTGCTGTGGTCAAAATAATTACTGGAAATAATATTAcacaaatgcaataaaaaaaataaatgactatgcgtttttgtaattgttttgatTAATTTTGAGCCGCGTTGCACAGAGCTAGAAGTTGCGTTCAAGTTTTTAGTTGAAGTTGCTTTTAAGTTGCACGGCCTCCGCGCACGCTGATTGGCTCCGTGCTCAGGAAACGTTTCCTTTTATAGTTAACGGAGCGCCGAGGGGGCTACTTCCGGGTTGACAGTGTCGGCATGTAGAATCACCTGGACCCGCCATCTCGATCAAGCATCTATCGGCTCTCAGCCAAGGTGAGCACTGGACATTTTTTGGAAGGGTGGGGAGACTATCTGGTATTGGGCAGGAGGAGGAAGGGAGGGGTCTCGGTCTCAGTCTGGGTCTCGGTCTGGGTGGGTCCTTGGTGCTTGAGACATGTCAGCTCCTGTCCGATCAGGAAGTTTTTACTCCTCAGACTTCTGCTCCAAAGTTCAACCAGCAAATGGTTCTGATTTCTGACCTTTTGGTTCAGGTCCTGTCAAGTCCACAATGACGATTTCCTCTGGGGGTATAGCGACCGCTGGACCTAAACCACCGTAATCGCTGATTAGATTACTAATTTGAACGATTTGTTTATAAATGTTTGTCATATTGGGATCACCTTAACAGCTACATCACAGGGTCAAATGATTAGGAACCGCTTTTGGGGTCGAATTTGAGATACATTTTGATATAAAAAGATGGACGTACTCGAGGGAAAAGTCAATGAATGCATATTAAACTTCTcaacttttaatgtttttactaTAAACGTGAGTGTAAAACAAAcgccgtgtgtgtatatatgaagaCAAGTGAGTAGAACTGAAAGGTGATGACGCCACTTGTGTGTAATAACAGTACTGATATTATAGCAGTATGATATCGATAGATTATACAACACAGTTTAATTTATAATCACAACATATACATTATTAAATAATGAACcattaataatgacaaataaatacatttaaaataaataaatactaatatgtatactaatataaatataattatatgttaaataatttaaaaaaaagaatgtgtaATTATAAGACCGGAAATAAATGATAATGCATTTTTGCCAATGTAGCTGATCTGTTGATGTGAACAAAGGGACTTTTGTTGACGTTTTTGTTGAAGTGACTCCATCATGTCGTCTGAGCTGAGCGCGAGCTCAGTAGGCCTTACTTCCTCTCTTTAAGACAAATGTCACTGCTTCCTCTTTCACTGTTCTTTTCACAAAAACCCTTTTTAAGGCTTGTCAATCTAGTATTGCCAGCTTCTTAGCGCCGTCACGGTAACTTTTGTGCAGAATGGGGAACTTGATCAGAGTGCTGAGCAGAGACATCGACAACAGTGGAGGAAACTTCTTTTTAGACTTTGAgagtaagacacacacacacacacacacacacacacacacacacacacacacacgcacgcacacaccatAGCAGGGCCTGAGATGCTAATCTTTGATCTCTGTACAGATGCTCAGCCATCATCCACAGAGAAGACGTTGTGGGAGAAGGTGAACCAGGTGCTGACGGAGGCTCAGGTCGTCCTGGACGGTTTGCAGGGCTACACTGGTGCGGGGGAGGAAATCAGACAGGTGAGGAGGAGGGGAAATATcttctgtgagtgtgtgtgtgtgtgtgtgcgtgtgtgtgtgtgtgtgttctggcaatgcttacttaatggggacatcgctctgtttacacagtcacctttaggggacctctgaccgtatggggacaaaaaaataggtcccctaaagggaaacctttttaaatgatagtcagatccattctgaagatgcctaagtgcaggatttgctttaacatttaagtggtgaaacttcctataagaggacagctgttgtGCTtatctgaggatcatgtcatatttaatttgaacttcttttttttttaaatggtcctcagtagtcacgtacaaatttgtgtgaattatgcaaaattatttaaatttggtcccatgaaccatattaactctttttccccagggtccccagtaagactgatcagcacattacttcatcaatccagagatttaaagaggtgtatgagctaactgggcagtggccattttacctcatttttttttatccctccacaacctgtagaaagggtggtccccacaagtgatgatcaaaaacttggtccccatgccaaatgataaccagtgtgtgtgaaaATTTATGCTGTGTTGTGTGTGTACGTGCACAGGCCATTCAGAGCCCCAATGAGGAGGGGGTACAGGAGAAGGCGTGGTCTGCTGTTCTTCCTCTGGTCACCAAACTGAAGAATTTCTATGAGTTTTCTCACAAGCTTGGTAAttaactcactcactcactcattcactAGTCATTCATGGTCACAGTGACAGTGCGTAGTAATAACAacgtgtgtgcgtttgtgttttGTCCAATCAGAGGGCAGTCTGAGGTGTCTACTGGATGTCCTCACCAGTCCTGATGCTCCGCCCACTCAGCAGCTGGAGCACAAACAGGCTCTGGCTCGTCAGTTTGCCCTCATCCTTCATTTCACGCTGCGCTTTGACGAGCTCAAGGTCCTCACCTTCATCATTCAACgtccttcctcctcctccactTCCTCTCCTCACCTGCTTCCTCATCATGTTTTTTTCAGATGACCATCCCCGCCATCCAGAATGACTTCAGCTACTACAGGCGTACAATCAGTCGCATGCGTATCAACAACGTGTGGGTaagcaagcacacacacactcacgttaGATGAGGAATAGTGTTATGTCAAAGCGTTTTTCTACCAATGACCTCCAGGCGGATGCAGATAACGAGGTCAACAACGAGCTGGCCAATCGAATGTCTTTGTTCTACGCCAGTGCCACGCCTATGTTGAAGACCCTGAGCGACGGCACCTCAAAGTTTGTCTCTGATGTCAGTGCATCACACGGTGTCCTCATGATGTCActgatgtttatttatacattttattgagtatgtttttgtttgttaaaaAGCAAATGAGTTGacttcaagatgctttattgcaGTTTTAATTTTTGCATAGTCCTTCCTGTGGCGCTTCTACATACTGAATAATGTAATTGTGTTGCAGAACCCTGATGTTCCTGTTGAGAACACCACGGACTGTCTAAGCACCATGGCCTGTGTTTGTAAAGTCATGCTGGAAACACCGTAAGTCCCTGAATGCATCCCCACCCAATTGCCTCCTCCACACAtcctgaatgtgtgtgtgtctgtgtgcgcacAGAGAGTACAGAAGTCGTTTTACAAGCGATGAGACGGTCTTGTTCTGTCTGCGTGTGATGGTTGGTGTCATCATCCTCTATGACCACGTGCACCCAGCCGGCGCCTTTGTCAAGACATCCAACATTGACGTACGCCCACACGCACAAAGGTTTTAAAGGAATGAGTGTGTggcgtgttaaagttgtttatatgtgcACAGATGAAAGGATGCATTCGGCTGCTGCAGGAGCAGCCGGCAAGCAGCGTGGAGGGTTTACTGAACGCTCTCAGGTCAGACTTGGCGCTCGCCGTCACATGCTGTGTGTTGTTTGCCGTCATTGGCCAACGCTGTGACCTTTCACCCCCACAGGTACACAACTAAACACCTGAACGAGGACACCACTCCCAAGCACATAAGGAACATGTTGCAAAGTGAACAAAGGTTTTGAAAGTGTATATTGGTGATGTCATTATGTAAACAGGAAACAATGAGAGATGAGCTCAGCTGGACACAAACAAACGTGTCCGCTAAGTAACTTTGGACAAATGAGCTTGCACACATGCTAACGAATGAGTCGGCCAtgcttttttatacttttttttataagtAAGGAATAAAATCACATGGTGATAACATCTTTGCAGCCACCTGTTGGTTTAAACATGCAATCTTTGTGTTGAGTCAAAATTGATGATCTTGTCGTCATGGTAACGAGCAGAGATAGATGATTGTCACTGAGCACAGTGAAGGTCATGtgacatctctctctctctctctctctctctcgactTTGTGGTTGTCATGTTGATGCCATAAATTATTAGTAACCGGGGTCTAAACAGCAGACCAATGGGAAGGTAAAATGGTCAGACATAgataaataataaagaaagatgTGGGCCGTGCATCGCCATACCTCTCAGCCTTTGTGAACTCTGCCATATTCATATTAATTGTTAGTAAGTAGGGGTGTATCAATTACAAGCTGCATTCACCACAGGATCATAGATCCAGATGTGCAGGACATCTCTGTAAGCTCACATGTCTGGAGCCAACATTTTTAACAATATGCAACTTTCTTGGCATTAATATGTCATTAAACATCTGTCATGTTTTCTTCTTCTGCAGTAAGAAATATGTAGGTGTGTCTTGCACTGCATGAGAGGCAGAGATGTGGGTGTGGCTTTGTGGCTGAGAGGCCTCGGATTGGTGGAAAATTGTAATTTCTATAAATATTAATCTTTACACTTGGCAAGAGatttagtgctcacatttagagttagatttaacatttaggtttagatttgacATTCAAGATTCAGGATTCATATTTCaaatcaacatttagatttaggatttatatttatatttaacatatatatttatatttaaatttcatcttaaatttaacatttagatttagatttaaaaatgaTATTTATATTTAAGGTTTATattgaacatttaggtttagattgaacatttatatttaaatttaacatttacataTAGATACaacatttagagtcaacatttaatttaaacttaaatgtgatgaaagttgtctaaatgtgaaaaaagtgagcTAAATGTGAAATATATCTTCTAGAATATGTGTGACTGAATTTTTCCACTTGGCACCCCATACAATGGGACAGTTGCAGCTACCGTCTTTTCAAAATGCTGCTCTGTTTTGGCGATGTACATCCAACTTCTTCTTCACCTTTTTCCTGATGCCTGaccatttctgttttttttttttagcctgtgTGCTGTTTCTGTTGCGCACATGTTTCAACCCTCTTTTTGATCGCTCCAAGCAGGAGAAACAGGCACCTCTTGCGGAGTCCTGATTTGACAGTGCGTGCAGTTCTCAGTCACATAGGGTTACTTTTAATATGATTTGCATATTAATAAGGGGGCGTGGATGGGCGTGCCAAGCCACGCGACATCTGGAATCAATTCCAAGTAAATTgcgatgtaacaaagaaatgtgctttcatacatctgaatttttacttgcgTATGGCGTTTTATGGATTTGAATGTCTATTTTTAGAAGAAAATCCATACCATTCTtgttacatgaggccccaggagCCTCATGTATTAAAGggcacctattatgcaaaaccaactattCTTACCAATTGGTaccttttttgtgtatttggggtctgcataagtcccaaaaatctaaaatcaaaccatggaggcatagctgagctatttataaaacaatcttgccttgcttccttcttcctccaaacgagcctttTGAAATGTGTCCGATTTGCGACGTTTTTCCAACTGGTGACATCAGCggctatctccatatatggtagggatttacctgaagagctttgcgcgagtccaccattgtagtccgacgttgTAGTGAATAGGCTTCTTttttcctcttgttgtggggcagactgggtcGTTTATGcatcctacgctgttgccatttctaatccaAAGTAGCATGTAGTTAtaaatgtaaatgggttatacttgttttgcgcttttctaccttcaaggtactcaaagcgctttgacactattaccacattcacccattcacacactgatggcgggagctgccatgcaaggccctaaccaccacccatctggagcaagggtgaagtgtcttgctcaaggacacaacggacgtgacgaggttggtagaaggtgggtattgaaccaggaactctcaggttgctAGCGCCATACCGTCCCCCATTATAATttatgtctgtcagtagactcgctatggaagcgctaaaaactacaacatggatgacaggTAAAAGACGCAGTTGAAGTGAAGGCGCATAagtaaaaccgcccacaaaacggtgcagcttgaagagacggtcagaaagtggcttgaagacggtctgtaaaacaatcgATGCACAATTTTAACTGAAGGACCACCATTACATACATGGGATGGGTGTAATGATTATTCAATATATCGATTTATATTTGTTAAATTAAACTACGTAGGTTTATGCTTGGCAAGTTTGGCTTCTGAACGTTAGGTAATGATCCAAGATCGTTTTAAAAGGAAATTAccaatcgattttatcgataccagaaaaaggaagacattggatttaagaactgCTGACTTAATATGAAATTTAGTacttttaatgataaggacgTTAAACATTAAGTCTGCCTGCccgtctgtggcgtcatcaaaaAAAAGAGGGAGATATACTGTGGTTAAGAAACTGAAAGGTCataacaaatgcaaacgccacaagacaaaatcataaattacaacaaaaaaacgttcaactacagcacgattgcaaaagccacaacaactcCAAAcaacaccatgaattgattaacgtggaccccgacttaaacaagttgaaaaacttattcgggtgttaccatttagctggtcaattgtacggaatatgtactatactgtgcaatctactaataaaagtttcaatcaatcaatcaatcaaacacaacACAATTATGTAAAGCCACAACTCAGCTTTAAGCCACCAAGGACACCAAATGTACCGAGCACAGACCTACGTAGTTTAATTTAACAAATATAAatcgtcatccatgttgtagtttttagcgcttccatagcgagtctactgacagacatcAATTATAACGGGGGACGgtatggcgcggttgggagagtggccgtgccagcaacctgagggttcctggttcaatacccaccttctaccaacctcgtcacgtccgttgtgtccttgagcaagacacttcaccattgctcctgatgggtggtggttagggccttgcatggcagctcccgccatcagtgtgtgaatgtggaaataatgtcaaagtGATGCTACTTtggattagaaatggcaacagcgtaggatgCATAAACgacccagtctgccccacaacaagaggaaaaAAGAAGCCTAttcactactcagtggcctagtggttagagtgtccgccctgagatcggtaggttgtgagtcataccaaagactataaaaataggacccattacttccctgcttggcactcagcatcaagggttggaattgggggttaaatcaccaaaaatgattcccgggcgtggccaccgctgctgcccactgctcccctcacctcccagggggtgatcaagggtgatgggtcaaatgcagagaataattttgccacccctagtgtgtgtgtgacaatcactggtactttaacttgaactttaacaccaccgacacaacggaagtgacagcggagAGCCTTAAGGCGACGCACCGACTATCGGAACAACAACATAGCGACAACAAAACAACTAGAAGCCATTTGAtgggaaataaataaattcaagagatggatgaaggaggctatggaaattacgaagcgaggggccaacaccatcaacaaGGATGTGGGGGGCAGGAAGGAATTTTgaacaaagaaattcaaaatcaGTTGAATGATGCTCAATAGCAAGATCATCCCTAGCATAAAATTGGAAGCTTGTTATTAACATAAATTGTCACACCACCCCCTAGTCTTTCTGATCTACAGGAGTGAACTGCATTATATAAAGACATATCATGGAGTGTCTTTGTTGATTCTGAAAGCCGTGTTTCTGAGGGAGCAATGATTGAAAATTCATGATTCAGGGAAGATAGATAATTTACAAGATGGTCATACTTATTAAGGCTATTAAGGCTATGCACATTCAAGTGAAAAGTAGTGAACATGTGAGTTGGAGTTGATACTATTATCTATTAAATGTTTCAGCATTGTAGTATCCACTAGTGATGGTTTCATTTGAATATTTTAGACAATTCAGGTCAGGGTCAACGCATGTGTTGTATTTATTACTAGAATCAATTTCGATAAGATTGAATATCCTATCATTATAAAAGTTACAccgttttttttttgctaaaaagttactggaccaatttcaactcactgaatagtTTTGGATCATGTCGTTCTAAAAAAATAATGAGGCTTCATCTGACTACAAATGTGTGTGTCAAATGTCAGTGTTTCATGAGCCGTATTTGGAACTGAAGTAGTCAGAGAGAAGTTGTATCCTCACACCCTGCCTTTTATTGGTACGACTAACACTGAACTCTGACTGGCAGGTTCCTAAAGCCCTTCCCCAAAACTCCTCAGCCCTCCCTCGCCCCTCCTTAGGTTAAGGCTGTCCCATGTGCGCACACTTTAATACTTCTGAATTTCTACTAACCTACGtgcttttttacatttatttaaacgCGCCTCTATTTTTTGTAGGAACGCCACCCAACTCTAATTACAAGAAGCCCCATATTGCATAATGTGCTCAAATGTGACTTTTATTCTAAACGACTTTATCTGCACACATGAACTGGGTTTTCTCCTGCTGACTGAGATATGGATTAAACCAGGGGATGACAGCCCCCCGTGAGTTTTGGGCGGCAGTGGTGGTTTGGAAATTATTTTGgaatcgaaccgggaaccctcaagtttctggatggTCGAACTACCGCTGAGCCTCTGTATACTGTATACTGCTTGTATTCCGTCACATGACTTCTTCCAAgaagtgaaaaacagtggtggtcaaccaagccaagatggctgttgtgcagcacaCAGACTCGCTGAGTATGCAAGGGgcctaaatcttcctgcaaaaagcagatacaagcaaaaaaaatctaactatggaataaaatagatccctatactttatcaaagaaAGATTTCTGGAgagatatcaaggattatccgtcggtggAGATCCCActcagacgtcattctacacgatgatgatgatgaaaacttggaaaagcatgggggtctacaacttctttgtgtgtggctgggtcaacgaaaatggtatcaagactctcccggataaatatgcatcgtttttgctcgggtaaggttgcatttaatttacatacaattaaatTTAAACTTGCGCCTTGCGAGGACGCGTCCATGTAAAAAAACTGTGAGGACTAGTACCTAACAGTGAACACCCGTGACTGCCTATCCATTTAACAAACTaacaattacatcaacatatttgaATTTTGTCCTGTTGTCTTATGTACAAAATAATCAAGAGGGGAGACGTAGAAGTACCTTTCCTGACAAAGTATCATTGACCGTGATTTTCtggtttctgtttgttaaaaactaaaatacaaacgatatcaagataatacattaatgggaaatactaaacgagtaaagtaaattaaaaaaaaatgtatcaaaaaaacctttaacaaagtggtcactgcaaacttgGGTGTTCTTCGATTCTGCTCCCTTGTACTGAAGAATGTGCCACTTGTGTCGATGTCTTTCGTAAAaacttgcactcttccgcccttctaGATTTTTAtcttgaggaactctgaagaaacattcaacctttttgcgatttgaacggttcgtacagccaaaaacaacgcaagcatagggcatcTTTCTTTGGGATATGCCAAATGGCGCCAAGTACCCATTcagaacagacgctggcttgaccacctCGCGTATTTATTGAGCCGGACGTGACATCATGGAAATCCAAACAACAGTCTAGTATTAAAGCACATTTAGCCATAATTAGTttgaaaaaaatcacaaatatcATTAAAATGTTCCTctatgctttattttgaaaaacgtgCAACTGATTCTCAACTAAATTTTccattgtttttagtattttattatttctttgtatatttttttatttttatcatgtGTTCTATGCTCTGTCTTTCATGCAATGTTGTCCAGCACTTTTGTTCAACTAGAGCTAATGTAagaggctttataaataaagtttgattgattgattgatgtacaaAAGAAAAGTGCTTGGATTAATGCCTGTgcacactttaatacatctgaattttttTGTGCGTATTTCGTTTTCTGGATTTGAGCgtacaccattttttttagtaacaAATCCACGCAAGTCTTAATATGGAATCATGCAGCCTTTGACTAATGAGTGTCATGACTTGCAATTGTACTAAGAAGAAGTATGTCGACTCTATTCCGCTTTTTGGTAACTTTGGGCCTTCCCAAGACAACAAAACTACAAACAACAAAAGCAgtaatatattattgttattattgttcagATACATGCTGCTACTATTAAAGCTGGACTTCAGCCAATAAGGAACTTACTAGCAATACAACAATCATTCCTTCCTAAAAACAAACCTTGTCAATTATGATATAGTACAGTATATGACTTTTTTGTTCcagaatattattaatttaggaaTTACCAGCCAGTAGTTTgcagtttttaaatgttttattttaaaatcatTCAAATGAAATAGTTTTGTTTGTACACTTACTGTACCCAAAGTGAGCCGTGAGGTTGCTGTATCCTTAAAGtaccaaatttcaccacactaggtgtggtgaaatttgtcctctgcatttgggaataatttttttggatTTACACCCCTATTTGAATGAATAAAAGTGAGCGATGGTCGCCAACATGTCACGATGATGGCGATGAGGTGAGCCAACAGGAAGTGAGAGATCAAGAGGCGAGTTGTTTCAGTCTGtgcttcaactcccacctccttGCAATAAGCGCCTCCTTCTTGGCCAAAAGCATCTTCTCGTCCGCTTGGACCGCCATGATCACCTCTGTTGCTCTTTTTAGGATGGCTGCCTTTGGGTTTCTGCGGCCTGGGACTAAGTCCGGGACATGTGCCTTCAGGGCCAAGAATCTCCTATTCAGCTCCTTTCTGCATTGGCGCCCAATCACTTTGGCACTCTTCTGTCTGTCCTTGCCGCAATAAGGTGCAAATGTGCTCTGACTCGACGCCAAATGCGCGTCGGCAGCCCTAATTCGAGTCTGCTGCGGGGGGGCGTAGTGGTGCTGTTGGATGTTGACATTGGAAAGCGGCATCTTGTCCTCCCTGTCTTCCTCCACAGGTTCTTCTGATAGAGGAAACACATGAACAAATCAGGCTGATGCCGACCCTCAAATAATGAAAAATCCTCCTACCTGATGGGCTGATGTTGGCTCCTGGTCCCGCCCCTTTGGTCACATCCTGTCTCCTGTGGAGCGTTGAGTACGGAAGAACCTCTGAGGGGTTGATGCAGGTCATCGTGGTTGTCAGAAAGTCCAGTGTGTGGCTCGTCTTCATCTGGGGGACCTGGCCCTGACATTTGCCAGCACTGTCACCAGTAGACGAGGTGGAGTCATGACGCGCTTGCAGAGCCACCCAATTCTGAGACACCGCCTTCTTCAACTTATCGGCGGCGCCAAAGCTGCTGCTCCACATGCAGTCGTGGATGACAAAGGACTGTAGGAAGACGGAAGACGGACGGTCCTGGTCAAGCAGGTCCCATGCCGTCGCCGATGATGAATGGCTAGATGACAGAGGCTCAAACGTCTTCCAGATTTCCTTATCAGGGCCCAGCAGCAGGTCTTCCTCGTCATCCAGGGAATAGTAAGGCTGCAATCACATTGTAGTCTACATCACAATTCCTCCTGAATGCCATTCCAGCATTCTTGAGGACAATATATCATCACCATCACCGGGAATCAATATTCCAACAACAGAAGTAAcatacattgcaaaaaaaaaaaagtcaaaatccaaaataaacatttattcagttattTCAATACACTTCTGATTTTAAAACTAAGAAGATTTCAGCTAATTCTTAAGAAAAACTGTGATTTCAACTCACCATGATGACAAGCTTGAACTATGTGTGGGTGTAGAACAGCTTTTCTATGAGCTACTTTGTCAAAAAACTCTTTAGGGAGTTTAAACCTTTGAACTTAAAACCCAGCAACCGCCACCAGCGGCCTCGCGAGACCACCTCGTAGCCACCTTGTATTCATCCGCACGGGCGCTAACTTTCACCGCAAAAAAAGTGTAAAGACCACATCAAGACTTTAGCACTATATTACAAAAAGTTTAACCTTTTGTTtcctattaaaaaaatattgacgaaCATCCGTCGACATTTTCTCGAGCGTAGTGCACTTTTTATCTTCGCGGATGGACATGCAGTGCCAGATCTCGCGAGAGTAAAACAGCGGCAAAGCATCTCAAACGAATTTGTGGAAATTTGAAATGTTTTGATCGAGTgaactgctgttttttttccagtatAGAAAAAAGTTACGAGGAAAGGTGCAGAAGACCGGAGTTTTGACGAGATGAGTTGACTGGGTGGGAgcgatttttgattgattgattgagacttttattagtagattgcacagtaccgtacaattgaccactaaatggtaacactccaatacgtgttttaacttgtttaagtcggggtccacgttaatcaattcatggtaaatatttAGAATAGTGCAATCattgtttactattttttttaaattacactaAGTATAACAAATGCACAACTCAACAAATGCATCAGTCATTAACAACAATTATATATCATTttaagggctgtcaaaaataacgatttAACTCATGTGATTGATCACAAAATATATTGCATTCATCATTTAAACACGCAGATTATGGTGTACTTGCTGGCATGTTTCATATAACATACAGCTGACTATAGATACAAGTATCattaagttttgagcaaataaatgacgtgcactTAAGTAAAACAACACTAAAAGGGAtaattaagcggtagaaaaattatggatggattgattgattgaaacttttattagtagattgcacagtccagtacatattccgtacaattgaccactaaatggtaacacccgaatacgtttttcaacttgtttaagtcggggtccacgttaatcaattcatggtaaatatttAGAATAGTGCAATCattgtttactatttttttttaattacactaAGTATAACAAATGCACAACTCAACAAA is a window encoding:
- the LOC133631379 gene encoding CYFIP-related Rac1 interactor B-like gives rise to the protein MGNLIRVLSRDIDNSGGNFFLDFENAQPSSTEKTLWEKVNQVLTEAQVVLDGLQGYTGAGEEIRQAIQSPNEEGVQEKAWSAVLPLVTKLKNFYEFSHKLEGSLRCLLDVLTSPDAPPTQQLEHKQALARQFALILHFTLRFDELKMTIPAIQNDFSYYRRTISRMRINNVWADADNEVNNELANRMSLFYASATPMLKTLSDGTSKFVSDNPDVPVENTTDCLSTMACVCKVMLETPEYRSRFTSDETVLFCLRVMVGVIILYDHVHPAGAFVKTSNIDMKGCIRLLQEQPASSVEGLLNALRYTTKHLNEDTTPKHIRNMLQSEQRF
- the LOC133631025 gene encoding myc proto-oncogene protein-like, with the translated sequence MPYYSLDDEEDLLLGPDKEIWKTFEPLSSSHSSSATAWDLLDQDRPSSVFLQSFVIHDCMWSSSFGAADKLKKAVSQNWVALQARHDSTSSTGDSAGKCQGQVPQMKTSHTLDFLTTTMTCINPSEVLPYSTLHRRQDVTKGAGPGANISPSEEPVEEDREDKMPLSNVNIQQHHYAPPQQTRIRAADAHLASSQSTFAPYCGKDRQKSAKVIGRQCRKELNRRFLALKAHVPDLVPGRRNPKAAILKRATEVIMAVQADEKMLLAKKEALIARRWELKHRLKQLAS